Proteins found in one Triticum aestivum cultivar Chinese Spring chromosome 4D, IWGSC CS RefSeq v2.1, whole genome shotgun sequence genomic segment:
- the LOC123100567 gene encoding zinc finger protein 2: MGMETGDGLDLSLSLRQYSPPKFQRVFSCCYCPRKFRTWQALGGHQNGHKLQRDLAREATAVEELGKAAVDDHSAPPRYGAHAWGAGGRIHPRRHRQQGTGTGSGAASSGTRRGNQELAEEAIDLSLKL, translated from the coding sequence ATGGGCATGGAGACGGGCGACGGGCTCGATCTGAGCTTGTCTCTGCGCCAGTACTCGCCACCGAAGTTCCAGCGGGTGTTCTCCTGTTGCTATTGCCCCCGCAAGTTCAGGACCTGGCAGGCGCTCGGCGGCCACCAGAACGGGCACAAGCTGCAGCGCGACCTGGCCAGGGAGGCCACGGCGGTGGAAGAGCTTGGTAAGGCCGCCGTCGATGACCACAGCGCTCCGCCGCGCTACGGCGCCCACGCGTGGGGAGCAGGAGGGAGGATCCACCCTCGTCGACATCGCCAGCAGGGCACGGGTACTGGTTCGGGAGCAGCCTCCTCCGGGACAAGAAGAGGCAACCAAGAGCTCGCGGAAGAGGCTATTGACCTGTCCCTGAAGCTATGA